Proteins found in one Aliidongia dinghuensis genomic segment:
- a CDS encoding HAMP domain-containing protein has protein sequence MPQEGNTSSNAVLTSRGPGVGALAQAAADDQDLDLNPLLKALQAMRVGDFSVRLASDQTGLAGKVADTFNEIVAANQRMAQQLELVGQVVGRDGKTRQRVKFSMMHGAWGEMEASINTLIDDLLWPTTAVTRAITAVAQGDLLQTVRLDVDGRPLKGEFLRSATIVNTMIKQLSVFTSEVTRVAREVGTDGKLGGQAQVREVTGVWKDLTESVNSMASNLTDQVRNIADVTIAVANGDLSKKITVDVRGEILQLKEAINTMVDQLRSFASEVTRVAREVGTEGRLGGQATVPGVAGTWKDLTDSVNAMCGNLTDQVRNIAQVTTAVARGDLSRKITVDVRGEILELKDTINTMVDQLNAFASEVTRVAREVGTEGRLGGQATVPGVAGTWKDLTDSVNFMASNLTAQVRNIAEVATAIAGGDLSKKITVNVSGEILQLKETINTMVDQLNAFAGEVTRVAREVGTDGRLGGQANVLGVAGTWKDLTESVNSMASNLTAQVRNIAEVSTAIASGDLSKKITVNVSGEILQLKDTINTMVDQLNAFASEVTRVAREVGTEGKLGGQAEVKGVAGTWKDLTDSVNSMAGNLTGQVRNIAEVATAVAQGDLSKKITVNVSGEILQLKETINTMVDQLNAFAGEVTRVAREVGTEGKLGGQAEVKGVAGTWKDLTDSVNSMAGNLTGQVRNIAEVATAIANGDLSRKITVDVRGEILQLKETLNTMVDQLNRFAGEVTRVAREVGTEGRLGGQAQVPGVAGTWKDLTDSVNSMAGNLTAQVRNIAEVTTAVARGDLSRKITVDVKGEILELKNTINTMVDQLNAFASEVTRVAREVGTEGKLGGQAVVPGVAGTWGDLTDSVNFMASNLTGQVRNIAEVATAIANGDLSKKITVDVRGEILLLKETLNTMVEQLRSFAAEVTRVAREVGTEGRLGGQAVVPGVGGTWKDLTDNVNLLAANLTTQVRNIAEVTTAVARGDLSRKITVDVKGEILELKNTINTMVDQLNAFASEVTRVAREVGTEGKLGGQAVVPGVAGTWKDLTDTVNVMAANLTEQVRGIVKVVTAVANGDLEQNLTVKSMGEVAALAETINNMTKTLATFADQVTTVAREVGVEGRLGGQANVPGAAGTWKDLTGNVNLLAANLTTQVRAIAEVATAVTKGDLTRSIQVDARGEVAELKDNLNTMIDNLRLTTDRNTDQDWLKTNLARFTNMLQGRRDLATVARMLLSELALLINSQNGVIYLVEPDASLRLLAAFADDEAAGHPERLMPGHGLVGQCAQTTRRMLVTEVPSDAVPIHSGLFRVQPRNIIILPVLFEGQVKAVIELASVGSFTDLQISFLEQLTASIGIVLNSIEATMQTEGLLKQSQQLAIELQSQQAELQQTNEQLEQKAQQLAERNVEVERKNQEIEQARRAVEEKAAELALTSKYKSEFLANMSHELRTPLNSILILGQQLGENPDGNLTPKQVEFSRTIHSAGTDLLNLISDILDLSKIESGTVSVDAEEIQFQNLADVISRPFRHEADNRRLSFEVRVEHNAGRSIVTDSKRLQQVLKNLLSNAFKFTSQGGVKFSISAAKSGWTPDHPVLSTAPQVVAFEVADTGIGIPPEKQKMIFEAFQQADASTSRKYGGTGLGLAISRELANLLGGEIQLRSVMDVGSTFTLYLPIAYAGVAATLRQPSGQPVHAATQLAATQHLVTQQALKTVERVVEGVEDDRATLTAGDAVLLVVEDDPHYARIIVDLAHDAGLKVLVAMTGTEALALAHDYQPTAVSLDVFLPDMLGWTVLSQLKQNAATRHIPVQIVTLDEDRQHGLARGAFSFVTKPTTTEGLEAALARLKEYAKPRRKRLLIIEDSPAEQLGIKELLGHDDVEMVGVETGKEALAMLRIGTWDCVVLDLKLPDMSGFDLLDEIRDDPELSLVPIVVFTGRELSPEEDARLHTMARSVVVKGVESPERLLDETALFLHRVVADLPLEKQRMIEQLHSSDEDLVGQTVLLVDDDARNIFALSSVLERRGINVLAATTGREAIHLVETTPDLAIVLMDIMMPEMDGYQTMQVIRSNPVFRRLPIIALTAKAMKGDREKCLEAGASDYLAKPVNTEQLLSALRMWLHR, from the coding sequence ATGCCGCAAGAGGGAAACACGTCGTCCAACGCCGTTCTGACGTCCCGCGGCCCCGGCGTCGGCGCCTTGGCTCAGGCAGCGGCCGATGACCAGGATCTCGATCTCAATCCGCTGCTGAAGGCCTTGCAGGCGATGCGCGTCGGCGATTTCTCCGTGCGCCTCGCGAGCGATCAGACCGGCCTTGCCGGCAAGGTCGCGGACACGTTCAACGAGATCGTCGCCGCCAACCAGCGGATGGCGCAGCAGCTGGAACTGGTCGGCCAGGTCGTCGGGCGCGACGGCAAGACACGGCAGCGCGTGAAATTCAGCATGATGCATGGCGCCTGGGGCGAGATGGAGGCGTCGATCAACACGCTGATCGACGATCTCTTGTGGCCGACGACCGCCGTCACCCGGGCGATCACCGCCGTAGCGCAGGGCGACCTGCTGCAAACGGTGCGGCTCGACGTGGACGGCCGGCCGCTCAAGGGCGAGTTCCTGCGCTCGGCGACGATCGTCAACACGATGATCAAGCAATTGAGCGTGTTCACGTCGGAAGTGACGCGCGTCGCGCGCGAGGTCGGCACCGACGGCAAGCTCGGCGGTCAGGCGCAGGTGCGCGAGGTGACCGGCGTCTGGAAGGACCTGACCGAGAGCGTCAATTCCATGGCGTCGAACCTGACCGACCAGGTGCGCAACATTGCGGACGTGACGATCGCCGTCGCGAACGGCGACCTGTCGAAGAAGATCACGGTCGACGTGCGCGGCGAGATCCTGCAGCTCAAGGAAGCCATCAACACGATGGTCGACCAGCTGCGATCCTTCGCCTCGGAAGTGACGCGCGTGGCCCGCGAGGTCGGCACCGAAGGGCGCCTGGGCGGCCAGGCGACGGTGCCCGGCGTCGCCGGCACCTGGAAGGATCTGACCGACAGCGTCAACGCCATGTGCGGCAACCTGACCGACCAGGTGCGCAACATCGCGCAGGTGACGACGGCGGTCGCGCGCGGCGATCTCTCGCGCAAGATCACGGTCGACGTGCGCGGCGAGATCCTGGAGCTCAAGGACACCATCAACACGATGGTCGACCAGCTGAACGCCTTTGCCTCGGAAGTGACGCGCGTGGCGCGCGAGGTCGGCACCGAAGGGCGCTTGGGCGGCCAGGCGACGGTGCCCGGCGTCGCCGGCACCTGGAAGGACCTGACCGACAGCGTCAACTTCATGGCGTCGAACCTGACCGCCCAGGTGCGCAATATCGCCGAGGTCGCGACCGCCATCGCCGGCGGCGATCTCTCGAAGAAGATCACGGTCAACGTCTCGGGCGAGATCCTGCAGCTCAAGGAGACCATCAATACGATGGTCGACCAGCTGAATGCCTTTGCCGGCGAGGTGACGCGCGTCGCGCGCGAGGTCGGCACCGACGGGCGCTTGGGCGGCCAGGCGAACGTGCTGGGCGTCGCCGGCACCTGGAAGGACTTGACCGAGAGCGTCAATTCCATGGCGTCGAACCTGACGGCCCAGGTGCGCAACATCGCCGAAGTGTCGACCGCGATCGCGAGCGGCGACCTCTCGAAGAAGATCACCGTCAACGTCTCGGGCGAGATCCTGCAGCTCAAAGACACCATCAACACGATGGTCGACCAGCTGAACGCCTTTGCCTCCGAAGTGACGCGCGTCGCGCGTGAGGTCGGCACCGAGGGCAAGCTTGGCGGCCAGGCCGAGGTCAAGGGTGTCGCCGGCACCTGGAAGGACCTGACCGACAGCGTCAATTCCATGGCCGGCAACCTGACCGGCCAGGTGCGCAACATCGCCGAGGTCGCGACCGCCGTGGCCCAGGGCGACCTGTCGAAAAAGATCACGGTCAACGTCTCGGGCGAGATCCTGCAGCTCAAGGAGACCATCAACACGATGGTCGACCAGCTGAACGCGTTCGCCGGCGAGGTGACCCGCGTCGCCCGCGAGGTCGGCACCGAGGGCAAATTGGGCGGCCAGGCCGAGGTCAAGGGCGTCGCCGGCACCTGGAAGGACCTGACCGACAGCGTCAATTCCATGGCCGGCAACCTGACCGGCCAGGTGCGCAACATCGCCGAAGTCGCGACCGCCATCGCGAACGGCGACCTGTCGCGCAAGATCACCGTCGACGTGCGCGGCGAGATCCTGCAGCTCAAGGAAACGCTCAACACGATGGTCGACCAGCTCAACCGCTTCGCGGGCGAGGTGACGCGCGTGGCGCGCGAGGTCGGCACCGAAGGGCGCTTGGGCGGCCAGGCGCAGGTTCCGGGTGTGGCCGGCACCTGGAAGGACCTGACCGACAGCGTCAACTCCATGGCCGGCAACCTGACGGCCCAGGTTCGCAACATCGCCGAGGTGACGACAGCGGTCGCGCGCGGCGACCTCTCACGCAAGATCACCGTCGACGTGAAGGGCGAGATCCTCGAGCTCAAGAACACCATCAACACGATGGTCGATCAGCTGAACGCCTTCGCCTCGGAAGTGACGCGCGTCGCCCGCGAGGTCGGCACCGAGGGCAAATTGGGCGGCCAGGCGGTGGTCCCGGGCGTCGCCGGCACCTGGGGCGACTTGACCGACAGCGTCAATTTCATGGCGTCGAACCTGACAGGCCAGGTGCGCAACATCGCCGAGGTCGCGACCGCCATCGCGAACGGCGACCTGTCGAAGAAGATCACGGTCGACGTGCGCGGCGAGATCCTGCTGCTCAAGGAAACCTTGAACACCATGGTCGAGCAGCTGCGCTCGTTCGCGGCCGAAGTGACGCGCGTCGCGCGCGAGGTCGGCACCGAGGGGCGGCTCGGCGGCCAGGCGGTGGTGCCCGGCGTCGGCGGCACCTGGAAGGATCTGACCGACAACGTCAACCTCCTGGCCGCGAACCTCACGACCCAGGTGCGCAACATCGCCGAGGTGACGACGGCGGTGGCCCGCGGCGATCTCTCGCGCAAGATCACGGTCGACGTGAAGGGCGAGATCCTCGAGCTCAAGAACACCATCAACACGATGGTGGACCAGCTGAACGCCTTTGCCTCCGAGGTGACGCGCGTCGCCCGCGAGGTTGGCACCGAGGGCAAGCTCGGCGGCCAAGCGGTGGTGCCCGGCGTCGCCGGCACCTGGAAGGACCTGACCGACACGGTCAACGTCATGGCCGCGAACCTGACGGAGCAGGTGCGCGGCATCGTCAAGGTCGTGACCGCGGTCGCCAACGGCGACCTGGAACAGAACCTGACGGTGAAGTCGATGGGCGAGGTGGCCGCCCTCGCCGAGACGATCAACAACATGACGAAGACGCTCGCGACCTTCGCCGATCAGGTAACGACGGTGGCGCGCGAGGTCGGCGTCGAAGGGCGCTTGGGCGGCCAGGCGAACGTGCCAGGTGCGGCCGGCACCTGGAAGGACCTGACCGGCAACGTCAACCTGCTGGCGGCAAATCTCACGACCCAGGTGCGCGCGATCGCCGAGGTCGCGACCGCCGTGACCAAGGGCGACCTGACGCGCTCGATCCAGGTCGACGCGCGCGGCGAGGTGGCCGAGCTCAAAGACAATCTCAACACCATGATCGACAATTTGCGGCTCACGACCGACCGCAATACCGATCAGGACTGGCTCAAGACCAACCTCGCCCGCTTCACCAACATGCTGCAGGGCCGGCGCGATCTCGCGACCGTGGCGCGCATGCTGCTGAGCGAGCTGGCGCTGCTGATCAACTCGCAGAACGGCGTGATCTATCTGGTCGAACCGGATGCGAGCCTCCGGCTGCTTGCCGCCTTCGCCGACGACGAGGCCGCGGGCCATCCCGAACGGCTGATGCCCGGGCACGGCCTGGTCGGGCAATGCGCGCAGACGACGCGGCGCATGCTCGTGACCGAGGTGCCGTCCGATGCGGTGCCGATCCATTCGGGCCTGTTCCGCGTGCAGCCGCGCAACATCATCATCCTGCCGGTGCTGTTCGAAGGGCAGGTCAAGGCGGTGATCGAGCTCGCCTCGGTCGGCAGCTTCACAGACCTGCAGATCTCGTTCCTGGAACAGCTCACCGCCAGCATCGGCATCGTGCTGAACAGCATCGAGGCGACGATGCAGACGGAGGGCCTGCTGAAGCAGTCCCAGCAGCTTGCGATCGAGCTGCAATCCCAGCAGGCCGAGCTACAGCAGACCAACGAGCAGCTCGAGCAGAAGGCCCAGCAGCTGGCCGAGCGCAACGTCGAGGTCGAGCGCAAGAACCAGGAAATCGAGCAAGCGCGGCGCGCAGTCGAGGAGAAGGCGGCCGAACTGGCGCTCACGTCCAAGTACAAGTCCGAGTTCCTGGCGAACATGTCCCACGAGCTCCGGACGCCGCTCAACAGCATCCTCATCCTGGGCCAGCAGCTGGGCGAGAACCCGGACGGCAACCTCACGCCGAAGCAGGTCGAGTTCTCCCGCACGATCCATAGTGCCGGCACCGACCTCCTGAACCTGATCAGCGACATCCTCGACCTGTCGAAGATCGAGTCCGGCACGGTCTCGGTCGACGCCGAGGAGATCCAGTTCCAGAACCTGGCCGATGTGATCAGCCGCCCGTTCCGCCATGAGGCGGACAATCGGCGCCTCTCGTTCGAGGTGCGGGTCGAGCACAACGCCGGCCGCAGCATCGTCACGGACTCGAAACGCCTGCAGCAGGTGCTGAAGAACCTGCTGTCGAACGCCTTCAAGTTCACCTCGCAAGGCGGCGTCAAATTCTCGATCTCGGCGGCGAAGAGCGGCTGGACGCCGGACCATCCGGTGCTGTCGACCGCCCCTCAGGTCGTGGCATTCGAGGTCGCCGATACCGGCATCGGCATCCCGCCCGAAAAGCAGAAGATGATCTTCGAGGCGTTCCAGCAGGCCGACGCGAGCACGAGCCGGAAATACGGCGGCACCGGCCTCGGCCTCGCCATCAGCCGCGAGCTCGCGAACCTCCTGGGCGGCGAGATCCAGCTCCGCAGCGTGATGGATGTCGGCAGCACCTTCACGCTCTACCTGCCGATCGCCTACGCCGGCGTCGCGGCAACGCTGCGCCAGCCGAGCGGGCAGCCGGTCCACGCGGCAACCCAACTCGCCGCAACCCAGCACCTGGTGACCCAGCAGGCGCTCAAGACCGTCGAGCGGGTGGTCGAGGGGGTCGAGGACGATCGCGCGACCCTCACGGCGGGCGACGCGGTGCTGCTGGTCGTCGAGGACGATCCTCATTACGCCCGGATCATCGTCGATCTGGCGCACGACGCGGGCCTCAAGGTCCTGGTTGCCATGACCGGCACCGAGGCGCTGGCACTCGCCCATGACTATCAGCCGACCGCCGTCTCGCTCGACGTCTTCCTGCCGGACATGCTCGGCTGGACGGTGCTGAGCCAGCTGAAGCAGAACGCCGCGACGCGGCATATCCCGGTCCAGATCGTGACCCTCGACGAAGACCGGCAGCACGGGCTCGCGCGCGGCGCCTTCTCGTTCGTGACCAAGCCCACGACGACCGAAGGCCTGGAAGCGGCACTGGCCCGGCTCAAGGAATATGCCAAGCCGCGCCGCAAGCGGCTGCTCATCATCGAGGACAGCCCGGCCGAGCAGCTCGGCATCAAGGAACTGCTCGGCCACGACGATGTCGAGATGGTCGGCGTCGAGACCGGCAAAGAGGCGCTCGCCATGCTGCGCATCGGCACGTGGGACTGCGTCGTGCTCGACCTCAAGCTGCCGGACATGAGCGGCTTCGACCTGCTGGACGAGATCCGCGACGATCCGGAGCTGTCGCTCGTGCCGATCGTCGTGTTCACCGGCCGGGAACTCTCGCCGGAAGAGGATGCGCGGCTGCACACCATGGCGCGCAGCGTCGTGGTCAAGGGCGTCGAAT
- a CDS encoding NmrA family NAD(P)-binding protein: MYVILGATGKAGRATVAALRANGAAVRAVVRDLARAEGLSALGCEIAVADLNDPAALRAAFEGATAAQIICPVPFRADDPAAEMRRTIDTVAGALAAAAVPTVLAISDYGAELAAGTGVTLAFHHMEVRLSALPASLTFLRSAEHMQNWVRVIAVAAETGILPMLHHPVTKRFPTISAPDLGPIAAALLTTPADGTGVDGAGPRIIHAEGPRRYTAEDAAAALGRIVGRPVVARELPRAQWMATLERGGLSPGYAALVSELYDAHNAGQIDAEAGVGELRRGTTDLSAVFAALLSSR; encoded by the coding sequence ATGTACGTGATCTTAGGCGCAACGGGCAAGGCCGGGCGGGCCACAGTGGCGGCCCTTCGCGCGAATGGCGCCGCCGTCCGCGCCGTGGTGCGCGATCTCGCGCGCGCCGAGGGGCTCAGCGCACTAGGCTGCGAAATCGCCGTTGCCGATCTGAACGACCCGGCAGCACTCCGCGCGGCATTTGAAGGTGCCACGGCCGCGCAAATCATCTGCCCGGTCCCGTTCCGTGCCGATGACCCGGCAGCGGAGATGCGGCGGACCATCGACACGGTCGCAGGCGCGCTCGCCGCGGCCGCCGTCCCGACGGTGCTCGCCATCTCGGACTACGGCGCCGAGCTCGCCGCGGGCACGGGCGTCACGCTGGCGTTCCATCATATGGAGGTGCGGCTCAGCGCATTGCCGGCGTCGCTCACGTTTCTGCGCTCGGCCGAGCATATGCAGAACTGGGTCCGCGTCATTGCCGTCGCGGCCGAGACCGGCATCCTGCCGATGCTCCACCACCCGGTGACGAAGCGGTTCCCGACCATCTCGGCACCGGATCTGGGGCCGATCGCGGCGGCGTTGCTGACGACGCCGGCTGACGGCACCGGGGTCGATGGCGCAGGGCCGCGCATCATTCACGCCGAAGGCCCGCGCCGCTACACGGCCGAGGACGCGGCGGCAGCGCTCGGCCGAATCGTCGGCCGCCCGGTCGTGGCACGGGAGCTGCCGCGCGCCCAATGGATGGCGACGTTGGAGCGCGGCGGCCTCAGCCCTGGCTATGCCGCGCTCGTGAGCGAACTCTACGACGCACACAATGCCGGGCAGATCGACGCCGAAGCGGGGGTCGGCGAGCTTCGCCGCGGCACAACGGACCTCTCGGCCGTCTTCGCGGCACTCCTGTCGTCCCGCTAA